CCTGATGGCTCCCGTTATTCCGGCGTCATCGCCCGCGCAGGCGGGCGATCCAGTATTCCAGACGATCGTGTTAAATCGAGAAGCCACGGCATACTGGATGCCCCGCCTCCGCGGGGCATGACAGTGTACCAAACACTCACACATCCATCCGGCTGAACACCAGCGTGGCGTTGGTGCCGCCGAAGCCGAAGGAGTTCGACAGCACGGTGCCGATCTTGACGTTATCGATGCGCTTGCGCACGATCGGCATGTCGGCGAACGCGGGATCGAGCTCCTGGATGTGGGCGCTCTCGCAGATGAAGCCGTTGTTCATCATCAGCAGCGAGTAGATCGCTTCCTGCACGCCGGTGGCGCCCAGCGAGTGGCCGGTCAGCGCCTTGGTCGCCGAGATCGGCGGGCACTTCTCGCCACTTCCGAACACGCGGCGGAGCGCGTCGATCTCCGGAGGATCGCCGGCCGGCGTCGAGGTCGCGTGCGGATTGATGTAGTCGACCTTGGTTCTCACCGTGGACATCGCCATGCGCATGCAGCGCTCGGCGCCTTCGCCTGAGGGTGCAACCATGTCGTAGCCGTCCGAGGTCGCGCCGTAGCCGACGATCTCACCATAAATGCGCGCGCCGCGCGCCTTGGCATGCTCGAGCTCTTCCAGCACCAGCACGCCGGCACCGCCCGCAATCACGAAGCCGTCGCGGTTGACGTCGTAGGGACGCGAGGCGGTGGCTGGCGTGTCGTTGTACTTCGAGGACATCGCGCCCATGGCGTCGAACAGCACCGAGAGCGACCAGTCCAGTTCCTCGCAGCCGCCGGCGAAGATGATGTCCTGCTTGCCGATCTGGATCGTCTCATAGGCGTTGCCGACGCAATGGTTCGACGTCGCACAGGCCGAGGAGATCGAATAGTTCACACCCTTGATCTTGAACCAGGTCGCAAGCGTCGCGGAAGCCGTGGACGACATCGCCTTCGGCACTGCGAAAGGTCCGACGCGCTTCGGTCCCTTGGTGCGGGTGATGTCGGCGGATTCGACGATGGTGCGGGCGGAAGGGCCGCCGGAACCCATGATGATGCCGGTGCGGATGTTGGAGACTTCCTCTGGGCTCAGGCCGGAGTCCTGAATCGCCTGCTCCATCGCGACGTGATTCCACGCCGCGCCCTGACCGAGGAAACGCATCGCGCGGCGATCGACCACCGTCGAAGGGTCGAGCGACGGCGCGCCCTGCACCTGCGAACGAAAGCCGAGCTCGGCATATTTCTCAGCCCGCGAAATGCCCGACTTCGCCTCGTGAAGGCTCGCAAGCACCTCCTGGGTGTTGTTTCCGATCGACGAGACGATGCCCATCCCGGTGACCACAACCCGCCTCATGACAGCCTCGCCTTAATCGTTGTCTTCTTGCTCG
The sequence above is drawn from the Bradyrhizobium amphicarpaeae genome and encodes:
- the fabB gene encoding beta-ketoacyl-ACP synthase I, producing the protein MRRVVVTGMGIVSSIGNNTQEVLASLHEAKSGISRAEKYAELGFRSQVQGAPSLDPSTVVDRRAMRFLGQGAAWNHVAMEQAIQDSGLSPEEVSNIRTGIIMGSGGPSARTIVESADITRTKGPKRVGPFAVPKAMSSTASATLATWFKIKGVNYSISSACATSNHCVGNAYETIQIGKQDIIFAGGCEELDWSLSVLFDAMGAMSSKYNDTPATASRPYDVNRDGFVIAGGAGVLVLEELEHAKARGARIYGEIVGYGATSDGYDMVAPSGEGAERCMRMAMSTVRTKVDYINPHATSTPAGDPPEIDALRRVFGSGEKCPPISATKALTGHSLGATGVQEAIYSLLMMNNGFICESAHIQELDPAFADMPIVRKRIDNVKIGTVLSNSFGFGGTNATLVFSRMDV